A single window of Rhodamnia argentea isolate NSW1041297 chromosome 5, ASM2092103v1, whole genome shotgun sequence DNA harbors:
- the LOC115730757 gene encoding uncharacterized protein LOC115730757, giving the protein MTQKSNLFKGQQKKKIIPPNRHGKAPPTRKGKRFVKPLKVTKDMEMDRVSVHSHQSLNLFCQ; this is encoded by the exons atgacgcaGAAATCGAATCTTTTCAAAGgccaacagaagaagaaaatcatccCTCCTAATCGCCACGGAAAAGCGCCTCCAACTCGCAAAG GGAAGAGATTCGTGAAGCCATTGAAGGTCACTAAGGACATGGAGATGGACCGGGTAAGTGTTCACTCGCATCAGAGCTTAAATTTGTTCTGTCAATAG
- the LOC115730755 gene encoding F-box/WD-40 repeat-containing protein At3g52030-like — MTGPSLADGRSPTRKRSGSERTTSINSLDHDILCAVFSFLGPFDLARCSSVCKFWNKIVDKSKLLQELYYRQRGSYAHSSDMPALSQKPLRHHMLEWAIKHHQSSLREGHVEVDQWKGHSIGVNRCRMKMGLILTGVGDKVMRLWSAESYKCLGEYAIPHAVSLIDYDFDESKIVGLIGTRISIWRRGGQRSIFPSREGTFPKGLCLRYLDPEAVVGCEDGTVRVFDMYSRKCSRIIRMHSAPVTCLSLSGEQLIFSSSSLGSITISGLSSDERVATLRPNDRIGVKALCFNPCSSLVFAGCASGYASCWDLRKMGLLWERRVSPNVLYSLGHMQNDSSTLVVGGIDGVLRVLDQSTGELVSSYVMDQPVSSASSSSSLGGIEKRKGRRLSEDARIDIIPRAARPPITCLAVGMKKVVTTHNGKQIRLWKFH; from the exons ATGACGGGACCATCGCTCGCTGACGGGAGGTCGCCGACCAGGAAGAGGAGCGGCAGCGAGAGAACCACCTCCATAAACTCTTTGGACCACGACATTCTCTGTGCCGTCTTCTCCTTCCTTGGCCCCTTCGACCTTGCTCGCTGTTCCTCCGTCTGCAAATTCTG GAACAAGATTGTCGACAAATCCAAGTTATTGCAAGAGTTGTATTATAGACAGCGTGGCAGTTATGCACATTCTTCCGATATGCCGGCACTCTCACAGAAACCACTGAGACACCATATGCTGGAATGGGCGATAAAACATCACCAATCTTCTTTGAGAGAAGGCCATGTTGAAGTTGATCAGTGGAAAGGGCATTCAATTGG GGTCAATCGGTGCCGAATGAAGATGGGTTTGATCCTCACTGGTGTAGGTGACAAG GTTATGCGTCTCTGGTCAGCTGAAAGCTACAAATGCCTTGGAGAATATGCTATTCCACATGCAGtttctttaattgattatgaTTTTGACGAAAGCAAG ATTGTTGGCTTGATTGGCACTCGCATAAGCATATGGAGGCGTGGGGGCCAGAGAAGCATATTTCCCTCCCGTGAAGGAACGTTTCCGAAGGGTTTGTGTCTGCG TTACCTCGATCCTGAGGCAGTTGTTGGATGTGAGGATGGTACTGTTCGTGTGTTTGACATGTACAGTAGGAAATGTTCTCGAATCATTAG GATGCATTCTGCCCCAGTGACCTGCTTATCTTTGAGCGGTGAGCAGTTGATTTTTAGTAGTTCCTCACTTGGCAGCATCACAATATCAGGTCTTTCATCTGATGAGCGAGTAGCAACATTGAGGCCGAATGATCGCATAG GTGTAAAGGCATTATGTTTCAACCCTTGTTCGAGTTTAGTATTTGCTGGATGTGCTTCTGGATATGCATCTTGTTGGGATCTCAG GAAAATGGGGCTTCTGTGGGAAAGACGAGTGAGCCCGAACGTGCTGTACTCGCTGGGACACATGCAGAATGACTCGTCGACGCTGGTTGTTGGTGGAATAGACGGTGTGCTGCGCGTTTTGGATCAAAGCACGGGCGAACTAGTCTCAAGTTACGTCATGGACCAACCGGTAtcatcagcttcttcttcttcttctctaggagggatagagaaaagaaagggaaggagGCTCTCAGAAGATGCTCGGATCGACATCATTCCTAGAGCTGCTCGGCCTCCGATCACGTGTTTGGCCGTGGGAATGAAGAAAGTCGTCACCACTCACAACGGAAAGCAAATAAGATTGTGGAAATTTCACTAG